A region of Toxorhynchites rutilus septentrionalis strain SRP chromosome 1, ASM2978413v1, whole genome shotgun sequence DNA encodes the following proteins:
- the LOC129761727 gene encoding glutamate receptor ionotropic, kainate 2 isoform X1 has product MMDRKRIFFLLVLVLSTNFDVLVAYNSDADETVEHINIGGLFDGDTDDASLAFQYAVEAVNNEQLSYSNYRLEAHPVTVKYGDQFDASKKLCKLLKTGVAAIFGPSSPKAAVHVQSICDEKEMPHIETRWDPHTRVPTLNIYPHPHVLGRVFLDLVVAFEWEDFTIIYESGPWLPSISDLLKMYDPKGYTVTVRQLDLGLNGNYRPVLRRVKQSDDKRIILACSIEAMPEVLKQAQQVGLMTDHHQIIITSLDLHTIDLEPYQYSGTNITGVRLIDPDEEKIHQVTEFLNASQISKTLDLKEGLNPATMRVETALIYDSVLLFAEGLRYLIGIDPPHLLEPVSLKCEDETTWKSGYSVINYMKTSTVHGLTRMVKFDHEGYRTDFLLDITELGPAGLEKVGVWNSTEGLNFTRKKEHTALAFDDGTLQNRTFIVLTALSPPYGMLKDSPTKLSGNERFEGFGIDLINELSLMLGFNYTFVLQEDGMYGSLNRETGKWNGMVQELLDWRADLAITDLTITSERESAVDFTMPFMNLGISILYRKPTKEPPSLFSFMSPFSKQVWLYLGGAYMMVSMSFFILGRLSPKEWDNPYPCIEEPEELENQFSFSNSMWFTIGALLQQGSEIAPKACSTRTVASIWWFFTLIMVSSYTANLAAFLTVEQVHSPISNAEDLAAASGTIKYGAKREGSTYNFFKDAEYKTYQKMYKYMIDNPDLLTSSNPAGLNRVKTENYAFLMESTSIEYIIERECDVTQIGGLLDDKGYGIAMRKNSPYRSALSEAVLRLQEQGVLTSLKRKWWKEKRGGGACSNALEESGALALELANVGGVFVLLIVGCVVALFISFCELLCDVHSRSREFKQGSADDGAEELGMDNVGGVFFVMCVGCTMASAIGCCDLLCNVMKRARRYKVPFRDELLDEMRFVIKCSGNTKPVRHRKSSSGSRNSIESALSEQSVGSKLEMSPVNGNHQQTIGKSSFNTRSNRQRTVTMED; this is encoded by the exons ACTGGTGTGGCAGCCATCTTCGGCCCGAGTTCTCCCAAGGCAGCCGTCCACGTACAGAGCATTTGCGATGAGAAGGAAATGCCCCACATCGAAACCCGCTGGGATCCCCACACCAGGGTACCAACGCTGAACATCTATCCCCATCCGCACGTTTTGGGCCGTGTCTTCCTCGATTTGGTGGTGGCCTTCGAGTGGGAGGACTTCACAATCATCTACGAGTCCGGACCGTGGTTGCCGAGCATCTCGGACCTACTGAAAATGTACGATCCCAAGGGGTACACCGTCACCGTACGCCAGCTGGATCTAGGACTGAACGGCAACTATCGACCGGTGTTGAGGCGGGTCAAACAATCCGACGATAAGCGCATCATCCTCGCCTGCTCCATCGAAGCCATGCCGGAGGTGCTGAAGCAAGCGCAGCAGGTCGGCTTGATGACCGATCACCATCAGATCATCATCACCTCGCTTGATCTGCACACCATAGATCTGGAGCCGTACCAATACAGTGGAACGAACATCACCGGCGTTCGTTTGATCGACCCGGACGAGGAGAAGATACATCAGGTCACAGAGTTCCTGAACGCGTCGCAAATTTCCAAAACCCTGGATCTGAAGGAGGGTTTGAATCCGGCGACTATGCGGGTGGAAACGGCGCTTATCTACGATTCGGTTCTACTGTTCGCCGAAGGACTGCGCTATCTGATCGGGATCGATCCTCCCCATCTGCTGGAACCGGTCTCGTTGAAGTGCGAAGATGAAACCACCTGGAAGAGTGGTTACAGTGTTATCAACTACATGAAAACATCAACCGTTCACGGGCTGACTCGGATGGTCAAGTTTGACCATGAAGGTTATCGGACGGATTTTTTGCTGGATATTACGGAACTTGGCCCGGCGGGGTTGGAGAAAGTGGGTGTCTGGAATTCGACGGAAGGACTGAATTTCACCCGGAAGAAGGAGCATACGGCGCTAGCCTTTGACGATGGCACTCTGCAGAACAGAACGTTCATCGTGCTCACCGCTCTT TCTCCTCCGTACGGAATGTTGAAAGACTCGCCCACCAAGTTATCCGGCAACGAACGGTTCGAGGGTTTTGGCATCGATCTCATCAACGAACTTTCGCTGATGCTTGGGTTCAACTATACCTTTGTGCTGCAAGAGGACGGAATGTACGGTTCGTTGAACCGGGAAACGGGAAAATGGAACGGGATGGTGCAGGAATTGCTGGATTGGCGCGCTGATTTGGCTATAACCGATTTGACCATCACTTCCGAACGGGAAAGTGCTGTGGATTTTACAATGCCATTCATGAATCTTG GAATCTCCATCCTCTATCGCAAGCCAACGAAGGAACCCCCATCGCTGTTCTCCTTCATGTCTCCATTCTCGAAACAAGTTTGGCTGTATCTGGGAGGCGCCTACATGATGGTCTCGATGTCATTCTTCATTCTGGGTCGCCTCTCACCCAAGGAGTGGGACAATCCATATCCGTGTATTGAGGAGCCCGAGGAGCTCGAGAATCAGTTTAGCTTCAGCAATTCGATGTGGTTCACCATTGGTGCCCTGCTGCAGCAGGGCTCCGAAATTGCTCCCAA agcCTGCTCGACCCGTACCGTAGCCTCAATTTGGTGGTTCTTCACGTTGATCATGGTATCGTCCTACACTGCCAACCTGGCGGCCTTCTTGACCGTCGAGCAGGTTCATTCGCCGATCAGCAATGCGGAAGATCTGGCGGCCGCGAGTGGCACCATCAAGTACGGTGCGAAGCGAGAGGGCAGTACCTACAACTTCTTCAAAGATGCCGAGTACAAGACGTACCAGAAAATGTACAAATACATGATCGACAATCCGGATCTGCTGACTTCGTCCAACCCGGCGGGGTTGAATCGCGTGAAGACGGAGAACTATGCGTTCTTGATGGAGTCAACCTCGATCGAGTATATCATTGAGCGGGAGTGCGATGTGACACAAATTGGTGGATTGCTAGATGACAAGGGGTACGGAATTGCGATGCGGAAAA ACTCACCGTATCGCAGCGCCTTGAGTGAGGCGGTCTTGCGACTGCAAGAACAAGGTGTCCTAACCTCACTGAAACGTAAATGGTGGAAGGAAAAACGAGGCGGTGGAGCGTGTTCG AATGCATTGGAGGAAAGTGGAGCTCTTGCACTGGAACTTGCTAACGTAGGAGGAGTGTTCGTTTTGCTGATCGTGGGCTGCGTTGTAGCGCTGTTCATAAGTTTCTGCGAGTTGCTCTGTGACGTGCATAGCCGCTCGCGAGAGTTCAAG CAAGGTTCGGCCGACGATGGAGCCGAAGAGCTCGGGATGGACAACGTGGGCGGTGTGTTCTTCGTGATGTGCGTGGGTTGTACCATGGCCAGTGCGATCGGTTGCTGCGATCTGCTGTGTAACGTCATGAAACGAGCTCGACGGTACAAG GTTCCCTTCCGCGACGAACTGCTCGACGAGATGCGTTTCGTGATCAAGTGCTCGGGTAACACGAAACCGGTTCGCCACCGGAAGAGCTCATCCGGCTCGAGAAATTCGATCGAGTCGGCCCTCTCGGAGCAGTCGGTCGGTTCCAAGCTTGAGATGTCTCCCGTCAATGGCAACCACCAGCAGACGATCGGAAAATCGTCCTTCAACACACGATCGAACAGACAGAGGACGGTAACAATGGAGGATTGA